A part of Gramella sp. MAR_2010_147 genomic DNA contains:
- the mdh gene encoding malate dehydrogenase: protein MKVTIVGAGAVGASCAEYVAIKNFASEVVLLDIKEGYAEGKAMDLMQTATLNGFDTKITGSTNDYSKTANSDIAVITSGIPRKPGMTREELIGINAGIVKEVSANLIKHSPDVTLIVVSNPMDTMTYLVHKTTGLPKNKIIGMGGALDSARFKYRLSEALECPPSDVDGMVIGGHSDTGMVPLTRLATRNSVPVTAFLSEDRLNQVSEDTKVGGATLTKLLGTSAWYAPGAAVSGLVQAIACDQKKMFPCSALLEGEYGLSDLCIGVPAILGKDGLEKIVELKLDDAEKAKMKESAEGVKKTNGLLDV from the coding sequence ATGAAAGTTACCATAGTAGGAGCAGGTGCGGTAGGTGCCAGCTGTGCGGAATATGTTGCCATCAAAAATTTTGCTTCAGAAGTTGTATTGCTTGATATTAAAGAAGGTTACGCTGAAGGTAAAGCAATGGACCTTATGCAAACAGCAACTCTTAATGGCTTCGATACAAAAATAACAGGAAGTACAAACGATTACTCTAAAACTGCAAATTCTGATATTGCTGTTATTACCAGCGGTATTCCTCGTAAACCGGGAATGACAAGAGAGGAATTGATTGGGATCAACGCAGGTATTGTGAAAGAAGTTTCTGCGAACCTTATTAAACATTCACCAGATGTTACTTTAATCGTTGTAAGTAATCCTATGGATACGATGACTTACCTGGTACATAAAACTACAGGGCTTCCTAAAAATAAGATTATTGGGATGGGTGGCGCACTAGATAGCGCTCGTTTTAAGTATAGATTAAGTGAGGCACTGGAATGCCCTCCATCAGACGTTGATGGAATGGTGATAGGTGGTCATAGTGATACCGGTATGGTACCTCTAACCAGGCTTGCTACAAGAAATTCTGTTCCTGTAACCGCTTTTTTATCAGAAGATAGACTGAATCAGGTTTCTGAAGATACTAAAGTAGGAGGGGCAACCCTTACAAAATTATTGGGAACTAGTGCCTGGTACGCTCCAGGAGCTGCTGTTTCGGGATTGGTGCAGGCTATTGCTTGCGATCAGAAAAAAATGTTCCCATGTTCAGCCTTATTAGAAGGTGAGTATGGACTAAGCGATCTTTGTATTGGTGTGCCGGCTATTCTTGGAAAAGATGGTTTGGAGAAAATTGTGGAATTGAAACTGGATGATGCTGAAAAGGCAAAAATGAAGGAGAGTGCTGAAGGTGTGAAAAAAACCAACGGATTACTTGACGTGTAA
- a CDS encoding DUF6588 family protein — protein sequence MKNFKYLFLVLIFASGKSFSQAIPQEGTDIINDFLILADGFASPASESAAYQATAGWFTSARALEPWKVDVSLHANALFVPSSKKEFTVKDNDFTNLTINDGDRGAVIPTAFGTDSEVMFNGSFMGEDFSFQAIEGIDKGALFYPFAQVSVGLPYGFQLGVRALPELEVDGSKFSTYGVGLKHNFSQYFRFNDEEDLQVAGIIAYDIFDVKYEFQQISVPNLVNLDLIDVSAGVWMAEVMASKKYENFEIFGALGVAQSDFEYEFGGDGIALGLVNSNLATLNDKEAQFKGDIGFNLYFEKFKISTMATAGKFVNLNIGLHFLL from the coding sequence GTGAAAAATTTTAAATACCTTTTTTTAGTCCTTATTTTTGCATCAGGTAAGTCATTTTCTCAGGCTATACCTCAGGAGGGAACAGATATAATTAATGATTTTTTAATTCTAGCTGATGGTTTTGCGAGTCCTGCATCTGAAAGCGCTGCTTATCAGGCTACAGCCGGCTGGTTCACCTCTGCAAGAGCACTTGAACCCTGGAAAGTAGATGTTTCACTTCATGCAAATGCCTTATTTGTGCCATCCAGTAAAAAGGAATTTACTGTTAAGGATAATGATTTTACAAATCTTACTATTAATGATGGGGATCGTGGTGCTGTAATTCCAACAGCTTTTGGAACAGATTCTGAAGTAATGTTCAATGGTAGCTTTATGGGCGAGGATTTTTCTTTTCAGGCCATAGAAGGGATAGATAAAGGGGCTCTTTTTTATCCGTTTGCTCAGGTTTCAGTTGGTTTACCGTATGGATTTCAGCTAGGAGTTAGGGCGCTTCCTGAACTGGAAGTAGATGGTTCAAAATTCAGCACCTATGGAGTAGGTCTAAAGCATAATTTTAGCCAGTATTTTAGATTTAACGATGAGGAAGATCTTCAGGTTGCAGGGATTATAGCCTATGATATTTTTGATGTTAAATACGAATTTCAGCAAATAAGTGTACCTAATCTGGTAAATCTTGATCTAATAGATGTAAGTGCCGGTGTGTGGATGGCTGAGGTGATGGCTTCCAAGAAGTATGAAAATTTCGAAATTTTCGGGGCTTTAGGTGTTGCTCAGTCAGATTTTGAATATGAATTTGGGGGTGATGGTATTGCTCTTGGATTAGTTAATTCAAATCTTGCAACTTTAAATGACAAGGAAGCTCAGTTTAAAGGTGATATTGGATTCAATCTTTACTTTGAAAAGTTTAAAATCAGTACTATGGCGACTGCTGGTAAATTTGTGAATCTAAATATCGGCTTGCACTTCTTATTGTAA